The genomic region ttacaataaaataataagagatctttttattaaaaattttttgttacatttaAGGATAAAAACTTTGCAAACCATCGTTATAAAATCCGTATTTATCGGTTAAAACGAACACATCATTCGGTTTtccattaaaaacaaatttcccGGGAATTTTATAAACCCTCGAATccgattttgatttaattttggtCTTTTTAATCTTCTTTACTTCATTTTCTTTAGCTGGAAAATCAACAAATCCCCCATTCCATTGATAAATCATCCCGGGTTTTCCATTCGATATAAAATCAACGGGGACGTTCAAAAACGACTCCGGAACGTTTAATTCCGGCTTTGAAACGTAACCAAATCCGGGGATAAACATGAAAGGTTGCGGGGGTAATCGAATGTAGTAAATCGGGGAATTAAAGACTTGGTTTGAAGCtggttttgattttttaacgCCATAACTCCGAGTTAAAGAGAAGACGTCATTCTTGATGTTATTTGCATCATTTTGATCTTTGTTTTCGTGTAATCGTTGAAAAGTTGAGGATAAAAAGTCGGTTTCTTCTGGTTTTTGAAGAAAGTCGAAATAGGATAAcgattttttggtttttattggGTTCTTTGGTGCTGTTGAGACGATTTTTGTGGTTAATGTTATCCAGAATAGCGTTAGGTGGAGAAAAAATGATGAAacctgaaaaatcaaaaatttatatttttaaaattatattttaacctCTTAAGCGCTTTTTACGTCGAGCGTATGTggtcaaatttaatatttaatatttaatctaattttgttttcataaCAAAGGACGCATCGTTTTGTCGGCTTTTGTTTTGTTGTAGGTGGAATGAAATCTGGGAAAAGTCGCTCTAGTAGTCAAGAAGGCCTTGGTGTCCTTGATCGGTCTTCTAAAAGATTAGCATATTTTTCGACAAGCATTTCACCCAGGTCCATCAGAAAATGTAGCCGttattttttatcaccaaGTGTTCGATGAATTTGGTAACAATTTATGGTAGTTATGTCCAAAAAGTGGCGAATATAATACGCGAAGGGAATGTCCTTGAactgtttgaatgaataattttagtgCACACAAATTCGGACAGCTATCTCGACCGTTGCATTCAGTGGATTACTAATTACTAGCGGATTAGTCGGATGAAGTCGTATTAGTTTCTTAATAAGGATCAattcagaaattttttttagtcatAAAGctgtttttaacattaatggatagaaaataaaaaattctttaaaatgaacccaaactcgatttatttatctccaaccgttatcgagatattttaatctttaccaaaaaaaaatggcgattatttgacatttgacagtttttaacagaacttttttattttttaacacaactacatcgtgtttggtatcaaattaaagcatttttgattct from Onthophagus taurus isolate NC chromosome 5, IU_Otau_3.0, whole genome shotgun sequence harbors:
- the LOC111422226 gene encoding uncharacterized protein is translated as MKVSSFFLHLTLFWITLTTKIVSTAPKNPIKTKKSLSYFDFLQKPEETDFLSSTFQRLHENKDQNDANNIKNDVFSLTRSYGVKKSKPASNQVFNSPIYYIRLPPQPFMFIPGFGYVSKPELNVPESFLNVPVDFISNGKPGMIYQWNGGFVDFPAKENEVKKIKKTKIKSKSDSRVYKIPGKFVFNGKPNDVFVLTDKYGFYNDGLQSFYP